The following proteins come from a genomic window of Candidatus Protochlamydia phocaeensis:
- a CDS encoding metallophosphatase domain-containing protein: MLIDCLSDLHGFKPELPGGDLLIVCGDLTRENKRVEYDQFTLWLSQLPYRCKVVIGGNHDGLLERKQATIGNGNIHYLCDSGLEFEGLKIWGSPYTPTFGHWYFMKNRGQDIRKHWDLIPSDTDVLVTHGPPYSILDEIDEHVHVGCKDLRAVVLERVRPRIHSFGHIHEEGGKMIGINDTLFVNCSYVDERYQPVHAAIRLVIE; the protein is encoded by the coding sequence ATGTTGATCGATTGCCTCTCGGACCTTCATGGATTCAAGCCCGAATTGCCAGGTGGCGATTTATTGATCGTATGCGGGGATTTGACTAGGGAAAATAAAAGAGTTGAATACGATCAGTTCACGTTATGGCTTAGCCAGCTGCCTTATAGATGCAAAGTCGTCATTGGCGGCAATCACGATGGCTTGCTTGAGAGAAAGCAAGCGACGATTGGGAATGGAAATATTCATTACCTGTGCGATTCCGGTCTTGAGTTTGAAGGTTTAAAGATTTGGGGGTCGCCTTACACACCAACGTTTGGACATTGGTATTTTATGAAAAATCGGGGGCAAGACATTCGGAAGCATTGGGATTTGATCCCCAGCGACACAGATGTGCTTGTCACGCATGGTCCTCCTTACAGCATCTTGGATGAAATCGATGAACATGTGCATGTGGGATGCAAGGATCTGAGAGCAGTTGTTCTGGAAAGAGTCCGGCCGCGCATCCATTCTTTTGGCCATATTCATGAAGAGGGAGGCAAAATGATTGGCATAAACGATACGCTGTTCGTCAATTGTAGCTATGTAGATGAACGCTACCAACCAGTCCATGCAGCGATTCGTTTGGTGATCGAGTAA
- a CDS encoding F-box/WD repeat-containing protein encodes MSNINWSSLPQDMWTSIIEFLEPKERPKLESVSKNFQAALIDNLWEAICKDYLEDPSPFKSRASLSEGTWKKRFKLIGNWMKPAAEVIEYPPSCGHRYSFYDFTLLEAHTPIEICHQQDLIYLIRDCMTNTIKTIDLKDHGCNSILCTAIDEKKWVVLDSSGKILCFDIQTSSCFKTYAPSLHLGLIRGKIYCRGQEILTGFEGEVNMWDLDSDRPMQSIDVSTSGINIITDLISTPHFIICTGYPGIHDLVDKTIKIRKSDHTITELDLSLNFGLNACYDMASAGPYLAIQKANGEIQIFKDEEDELKEGKLTCIHTLSISLIGKKCMGFYKNWLFIRNNEELLLVDIKKRRLLSTIKINTNANFVTNGAQLFIQTEFLKRENSHITRRNFYTLYNFEHAVQPLNVTKRVSQVNFEPYCCQIL; translated from the coding sequence ATGAGTAATATAAATTGGAGCTCTTTACCCCAAGACATGTGGACTTCCATTATTGAATTTTTAGAACCAAAAGAGCGACCTAAACTGGAATCTGTCAGCAAAAATTTTCAAGCAGCTCTTATTGATAATTTATGGGAAGCGATTTGTAAGGACTATCTAGAAGATCCTTCTCCTTTTAAATCACGAGCTTCTCTTTCTGAAGGAACTTGGAAAAAACGATTTAAACTTATCGGCAATTGGATGAAACCGGCAGCAGAGGTAATAGAATATCCCCCCTCATGCGGCCATAGATATAGCTTTTACGATTTTACACTTTTAGAAGCCCATACACCTATAGAAATCTGCCATCAGCAAGACTTGATTTATTTGATTCGAGATTGCATGACCAATACCATCAAAACGATTGATCTCAAGGATCATGGGTGCAATTCTATTCTTTGCACTGCAATCGATGAAAAGAAATGGGTCGTTCTGGATAGCAGCGGCAAAATCCTTTGTTTCGATATTCAGACAAGTTCCTGTTTCAAGACGTATGCTCCCTCTCTTCATTTAGGCCTCATCCGCGGAAAGATCTATTGTCGCGGTCAAGAAATTTTGACCGGTTTTGAAGGCGAAGTGAACATGTGGGATCTCGATTCAGACCGGCCTATGCAAAGCATTGATGTATCAACCAGTGGAATAAATATCATAACCGATCTGATTTCGACTCCCCACTTTATCATTTGTACAGGATATCCAGGCATACATGATCTTGTCGATAAGACAATTAAGATTCGCAAGAGCGATCATACTATTACAGAACTCGATCTCAGCCTTAATTTCGGCCTTAATGCTTGTTACGACATGGCCAGTGCAGGTCCTTATCTGGCCATCCAAAAAGCTAACGGTGAAATCCAAATCTTCAAAGATGAGGAAGATGAATTAAAAGAGGGAAAGCTGACTTGCATTCATACCCTATCCATATCCCTAATTGGAAAGAAGTGCATGGGTTTTTATAAAAATTGGTTATTCATTCGCAATAATGAAGAATTGCTGCTAGTAGATATCAAGAAGCGCCGCCTTCTCTCAACGATCAAAATAAACACAAATGCTAATTTTGTGACGAACGGTGCGCAGTTATTTATTCAAACAGAATTCCTCAAGAGGGAAAATTCTCACATTACGCGAAGGAACTTTTATACTCTTTATAATTTCGAACACGCTGTTCAGCCATTAAATGTAACAAAACGCGTTTCTCAGGTGAATTTCGAGCCTTATTGCTGCCAAATTCTTTAA
- a CDS encoding NAD-dependent succinate-semialdehyde dehydrogenase, translated as MAMRAINPATGEIIKDYPELSLEQAETIIEELHRAFLHWKETDFALRARHLKNAAAILRKKAPDYGRLMSVEMGKPIREGQAEAEKCALACDFYADHAEKFLQKEAIETEAKKSLICYEPLGVVLAIMPWNFPFWQVFRFAAPALMAGNVGALKHASNVPGCALAIEEIFHEAGFPDNVFRTLLIKGSLAEQLIENPTIRAVTLTGSTEAGKMIAARAGKCIKKTVLELGGSDAYVILEDADVEQAATICAKARLINSGQSCIAAKRFIVVEAIRKQFEDLFVKKMRAFKMGDPLSEDVQIGPLARIDLRDQLHGQVQKSLAKGAICLLGGRIPEGKGNYYPPTVLTHVTKGMPAYEEELFGPVAAIISARDETEAIQIANDSPYGLGAAVFTRDLKKGEDIAIRKIEAGSCFVNAQVYSDPRLPFGGIKESGYGRELSYVGIKEFVNIKTIVINP; from the coding sequence ATGGCCATGAGAGCAATTAATCCTGCCACAGGCGAGATCATTAAAGACTATCCGGAATTATCATTAGAACAAGCAGAGACAATCATTGAAGAGCTGCATCGGGCTTTTTTGCATTGGAAAGAAACCGATTTTGCCCTGCGTGCGAGGCACTTGAAAAACGCGGCCGCCATTTTGCGAAAAAAAGCCCCCGATTACGGGCGATTAATGTCAGTGGAAATGGGAAAACCGATCAGAGAAGGACAAGCAGAAGCGGAAAAATGCGCCTTGGCCTGCGATTTTTACGCGGATCATGCTGAAAAATTCTTGCAAAAAGAAGCGATAGAAACAGAGGCTAAAAAGAGTTTGATCTGTTACGAGCCTTTAGGCGTGGTGCTGGCCATTATGCCGTGGAATTTTCCATTCTGGCAGGTATTCCGTTTTGCTGCGCCCGCCCTGATGGCAGGAAATGTCGGCGCATTAAAGCATGCATCAAATGTTCCTGGCTGCGCTCTAGCAATTGAAGAGATTTTCCACGAAGCGGGATTTCCGGACAATGTCTTTCGGACCCTATTGATTAAGGGATCCCTTGCAGAACAACTCATTGAAAACCCAACAATCAGGGCAGTGACGCTGACAGGCAGCACAGAAGCAGGCAAAATGATCGCAGCAAGAGCCGGAAAGTGCATCAAAAAAACAGTCCTTGAGCTTGGAGGCAGCGATGCCTATGTAATTTTAGAAGATGCCGACGTAGAGCAAGCAGCTACAATATGTGCCAAAGCAAGATTAATTAACTCAGGCCAAAGTTGCATTGCCGCAAAGCGTTTTATTGTCGTAGAAGCTATCCGCAAGCAATTTGAAGACTTATTTGTGAAAAAAATGCGAGCATTCAAAATGGGAGATCCCTTGTCCGAAGATGTACAGATCGGCCCCTTAGCACGGATAGATTTGCGCGATCAATTACACGGGCAAGTGCAAAAAAGTCTAGCAAAGGGAGCGATCTGTTTATTAGGAGGCCGGATTCCGGAAGGAAAAGGAAATTATTATCCACCGACGGTTTTGACCCATGTCACAAAAGGCATGCCTGCCTATGAAGAAGAACTGTTTGGCCCCGTAGCTGCCATTATTTCTGCTCGCGATGAAACAGAGGCCATTCAAATAGCGAACGACTCGCCCTACGGTTTAGGCGCCGCCGTATTTACAAGAGACCTTAAAAAAGGAGAAGACATCGCCATTAGAAAAATTGAGGCAGGATCTTGCTTTGTGAATGCGCAAGTGTATTCGGATCCCCGTTTGCCTTTTGGCGGAATTAAAGAAAGCGGCTATGGCCGTGAATTGTCTTATGTCGGCATTAAAGAATTCGTCAACATTAAAACAATTGTCATAAATCCATAA
- a CDS encoding DUF3800 domain-containing protein: MIKLPSVITQVVEMDKEYILYCDESEKLGLFYSNFYGGVMVGASQYEHIVKSLEDAKKNLNLLGEVKWSKVTEQYLEKYKELIKVFFSFIKVGHLKVRLMFRHNANEPILSEDDQKNSYFKLYYQFIKHAYGLEYAQLAIKPTKVRLYFDIFPENREAASKFKGYLLGLNRNAKIRSVGIYFQEEDIAEVRSHEHVLLQCLDIVLGAMHFRLNDKHKELLPGKRRRGKRTIAKEKLYKSILDEIRSIKYELRNFNIGMTTSNIPSTRWKEPYLHWSFVPYNSIFREGLRKGESKKPQLVYTNSDA; this comes from the coding sequence ATGATAAAGTTGCCATCTGTAATTACACAAGTGGTAGAAATGGATAAGGAATATATCCTCTATTGTGATGAATCTGAAAAGTTAGGTCTTTTTTATTCTAACTTCTATGGCGGAGTAATGGTAGGAGCATCACAATATGAGCATATTGTGAAATCATTAGAAGATGCCAAGAAAAATCTTAATCTTTTAGGTGAAGTAAAATGGTCTAAGGTGACAGAGCAATATTTAGAAAAATATAAGGAATTAATAAAAGTATTTTTCTCTTTTATTAAGGTTGGACATTTAAAAGTTAGATTGATGTTTCGTCATAATGCCAATGAGCCTATTCTTTCAGAGGATGATCAAAAAAATTCTTATTTTAAGCTTTATTACCAATTCATTAAACATGCATATGGACTTGAATATGCTCAATTGGCGATTAAACCTACGAAAGTAAGGTTGTATTTCGACATATTTCCTGAAAATCGAGAAGCTGCTTCTAAATTTAAAGGCTATCTTCTTGGTCTGAACAGAAATGCTAAAATTAGATCGGTAGGGATTTACTTTCAAGAAGAAGACATAGCAGAAGTTCGTTCGCATGAACATGTCCTTTTACAATGTTTAGATATAGTTTTGGGAGCCATGCATTTTCGTTTAAATGACAAGCATAAAGAACTTTTACCAGGAAAGCGACGCCGAGGAAAAAGAACGATTGCCAAGGAGAAGCTTTATAAATCAATATTAGACGAAATAAGATCAATTAAATATGAGCTTAGGAATTTCAATATTGGGATGACAACATCAAATATACCTTCTACAAGATGGAAAGAGCCTTATCTACATTGGAGTTTTGTGCCTTATAATAGCATTTTTCGAGAAGGATTACGAAAAGGAGAAAGTAAAAAACCCCAACTGGTCTACACAAACTCTGACGCATAA
- a CDS encoding SH2 domain-containing protein codes for MQIQNLSNQFQLQMGSTINQLIQDSRLDQNQAAQMNKIVQTACEKLRHLNDMAAARYLEKNLPKKFSRHGIDVLNFPVLKNVILKTVNQIIQEQLKTDPQNLNTLSRQEAEAILRVAPDGSWLIRYSENVEAYVVSRKVKGQFEHISISNKEMYDACCLVPGQLTKTVAEEYKRLGTLLDADPDKITDLSVEEIEHILKKAPAGSWMLLDQQQYGEHIISLNLDNRITHFAVREQKTYDLLCQNGKRINQAQALAYKSKSLPQQPQPLHHKDISQVKTSQNEKARIKKEKTEKTARKKLSSKPAGKTKELKKSKASPSSKEMQSRKVSKEKPSRNNKAEKISKKELQPAPRAKERVKVSSRPAGPWSPVQRDPVELMARMTKNTIKAMEEHISKAKDKSCYAPLAKVPLTIHSSLNQAPLQLSDLSIISEKGPRPTMEDAHLHLAHEKWDALAVFDGHGGAEVSNHAKFIFERDFEKILKESDGNVHLALEMIFQKIEEEVIANSSWDYQGSTAVICYIDKVNNLVYTATLGDSEANIYRLVDGKMKSIPLSCVRDWLSVQDSLRRKDALGPHYHPSETTNPKSVRFYGTNVSRAFGDSYIKKSGKSSTPAITHKPKISCLPIFEGDYFVLACDGLKDFLPEDAIVETISQQEPLSRMTQQLKEKALRNMSTRNGDNLTILATQIKS; via the coding sequence ATGCAAATACAAAACCTGTCCAATCAGTTTCAATTACAAATGGGATCGACGATTAATCAATTAATCCAAGATTCACGTTTAGATCAAAATCAAGCCGCTCAGATGAATAAAATCGTACAGACGGCTTGCGAGAAGCTCCGACATTTAAATGATATGGCCGCTGCCCGCTATCTCGAAAAAAATCTTCCCAAGAAATTTAGCCGACACGGAATTGATGTTTTAAATTTTCCGGTTCTTAAGAATGTCATTCTTAAGACAGTCAACCAAATAATTCAAGAGCAATTAAAAACAGATCCGCAAAATTTGAACACGCTATCTAGACAAGAAGCAGAAGCCATTCTTCGCGTTGCTCCGGATGGCTCTTGGCTCATCCGCTACAGTGAAAATGTAGAAGCTTATGTGGTGAGCAGGAAAGTAAAGGGACAGTTCGAGCACATTTCCATTTCTAATAAAGAGATGTATGATGCCTGCTGCCTTGTTCCTGGACAATTAACCAAAACCGTTGCCGAAGAGTATAAACGCTTAGGAACGCTATTAGATGCAGATCCCGACAAAATCACAGACTTATCTGTAGAAGAGATTGAACACATTCTTAAAAAGGCTCCAGCAGGCTCCTGGATGCTGCTTGATCAGCAACAATATGGAGAGCACATCATTAGTTTGAACTTGGATAACCGGATTACGCATTTTGCTGTCCGAGAACAAAAGACTTATGATTTACTATGCCAAAATGGAAAGAGAATAAATCAAGCCCAAGCGTTGGCATATAAAAGCAAGTCTCTCCCTCAGCAACCTCAGCCTTTGCATCATAAAGACATTTCACAAGTCAAAACAAGCCAAAATGAGAAAGCGAGGATAAAAAAGGAGAAAACAGAAAAAACAGCTAGAAAAAAGCTGTCTTCTAAGCCGGCAGGTAAAACAAAAGAATTAAAAAAATCTAAGGCGTCTCCTTCGTCCAAAGAGATGCAGTCTAGAAAAGTGTCTAAAGAAAAGCCAAGCCGGAATAACAAGGCAGAAAAAATTTCTAAAAAAGAACTTCAACCTGCGCCACGCGCAAAAGAAAGGGTAAAGGTCTCGTCAAGGCCCGCAGGTCCCTGGTCTCCCGTTCAAAGAGATCCTGTCGAGTTAATGGCTAGAATGACCAAAAATACCATAAAAGCAATGGAAGAGCATATCAGCAAAGCTAAGGACAAATCGTGCTATGCGCCTTTAGCTAAAGTGCCTTTAACCATCCATTCCTCTTTAAATCAAGCTCCCCTTCAGTTATCGGATCTAAGCATTATCTCAGAAAAAGGTCCCAGGCCGACTATGGAAGATGCGCACTTGCATCTGGCACATGAAAAATGGGATGCTTTAGCAGTATTTGACGGGCATGGAGGAGCTGAAGTTTCAAATCATGCCAAATTCATCTTTGAAAGAGATTTCGAGAAAATCTTAAAAGAATCGGATGGCAATGTTCACCTTGCTTTAGAAATGATCTTCCAAAAAATCGAGGAAGAAGTAATAGCCAATAGCAGTTGGGATTATCAAGGATCAACTGCCGTTATCTGCTATATCGATAAGGTAAACAATCTTGTCTACACAGCTACACTAGGGGACAGCGAAGCCAATATTTATAGATTAGTCGATGGAAAGATGAAATCGATTCCTTTATCTTGCGTACGCGATTGGCTAAGCGTGCAAGACAGCCTTCGCAGAAAGGATGCCTTGGGACCTCATTATCATCCGTCTGAAACAACAAATCCTAAGTCCGTTCGATTTTACGGCACAAATGTCAGCCGGGCATTTGGCGACAGTTATATCAAAAAATCCGGAAAATCATCCACTCCGGCTATCACGCATAAGCCCAAAATTAGTTGTCTACCTATTTTTGAGGGAGATTATTTTGTCTTAGCCTGCGATGGCTTGAAGGATTTCTTGCCTGAAGATGCCATTGTGGAAACAATAAGCCAACAAGAGCCCTTATCTCGCATGACTCAACAGCTTAAAGAAAAGGCTTTAAGGAACATGTCTACGCGCAATGGAGATAATCTTACAATTTTAGCGACTCAAATTAAATCTTAA
- the gap gene encoding type I glyceraldehyde-3-phosphate dehydrogenase encodes MTINVAINGFGRIGRLVCRLACEREDLRIVAINDIVPADNLAYLLKYDSTHGRYEKDVYAEDKAIVVNGHRILVFSEKDPQNLPWKDLKIDYVVESTGLFTTLEGAGKHLTAGAQRVIISAPAKGEVPTFVMGVNEEQYNPEKDRIVSNASCTTNCLAPITKVLLDRFGIEEGLMTTIHAVTASQPTVDGPSKKDWRGGRSASQNIIPASTGAAKAVALCLPQIKGKLTGMAFRVPTADVSAVDLTVRLSRPASYEEICQAMKEAAEGSMKGILAYCDEQVVSTDFIGSTYSAIFDKDAGIALNSTFYKVIAWYDNEMGYAARVVDLLVYMVSRERTFAIK; translated from the coding sequence ATGACAATTAACGTAGCTATCAATGGATTTGGAAGAATAGGAAGGTTAGTCTGTCGTTTAGCTTGTGAGAGGGAAGATCTTCGTATTGTTGCCATCAATGATATTGTCCCTGCTGATAACTTAGCTTATTTATTGAAATATGACTCTACGCATGGTCGGTATGAGAAAGACGTGTATGCAGAAGACAAGGCAATTGTCGTCAATGGGCATCGCATTTTGGTTTTTTCCGAGAAAGATCCTCAAAATTTACCTTGGAAGGATCTGAAAATTGATTATGTGGTTGAATCGACCGGATTATTTACCACGCTCGAAGGGGCAGGCAAACATCTGACGGCAGGTGCTCAGCGAGTAATCATTTCCGCTCCCGCAAAAGGAGAAGTGCCAACCTTTGTCATGGGCGTGAATGAAGAACAATACAATCCTGAAAAAGATCGCATTGTATCGAACGCCTCTTGTACAACTAATTGCTTGGCGCCTATTACTAAGGTATTGCTGGATCGTTTTGGAATAGAAGAAGGCTTAATGACAACCATTCATGCCGTAACGGCTTCTCAGCCAACAGTTGATGGCCCTTCCAAGAAAGATTGGAGAGGAGGCAGAAGCGCGAGCCAAAATATTATTCCGGCGTCTACGGGAGCTGCTAAAGCCGTCGCTCTTTGTCTCCCTCAAATCAAGGGAAAGCTGACGGGAATGGCTTTTCGCGTTCCAACAGCGGACGTCTCAGCCGTGGATTTAACGGTGCGTCTAAGCCGTCCCGCTAGCTATGAGGAAATATGCCAAGCAATGAAAGAGGCGGCAGAGGGATCGATGAAGGGAATTTTAGCCTATTGCGATGAACAAGTCGTTTCGACAGATTTTATCGGAAGTACCTATTCGGCCATTTTTGATAAGGATGCGGGTATTGCCCTTAATTCGACTTTTTATAAAGTCATTGCTTGGTATGACAATGAAATGGGATATGCGGCCCGTGTTGTTGATCTTCTGGTTTATATGGTTTCTCGTGAAAGGACATTTGCCATCAAATAG
- the rplQ gene encoding 50S ribosomal protein L17 gives MRHLNQTCKLNRTTSHRRCMFANMLKSLITNERIQTTVPKAKALRRYADRMITLAKKNTLAARRQAIAELMIRFNPLTPKEQRAAKEGNTEAYNDDRLVIGKLFDELATRFSQRQGGYTRIVKQGHRVGDNAQTCIIEYLAD, from the coding sequence ATGAGACACCTCAATCAAACATGTAAGCTTAATCGAACCACGTCTCACAGACGTTGCATGTTCGCCAACATGTTGAAGTCGCTAATTACAAATGAGCGTATTCAAACAACAGTGCCTAAAGCTAAAGCGCTGCGCCGTTATGCCGACCGCATGATTACGTTAGCTAAGAAAAACACGCTTGCTGCGCGACGCCAAGCGATTGCAGAGCTAATGATCCGCTTTAACCCTTTGACTCCTAAAGAGCAAAGAGCAGCTAAAGAAGGAAATACAGAAGCTTATAACGATGATCGTCTTGTCATTGGTAAATTATTCGATGAACTCGCGACTCGTTTCTCTCAACGCCAAGGCGGCTATACACGTATCGTTAAGCAAGGCCACCGCGTAGGCGATAATGCTCAAACTTGCATTATCGAGTATTTAGCCGACTAA
- a CDS encoding DNA-directed RNA polymerase subunit alpha, translated as MSVKYGKFEMPQRISVDQESPESNFARYIAEPFERGFGHTIGNALRRMMLSSLEAPAIISVRIEGIPHEYMSIEGIVEDMTNIILNFKGALLRKLPMDDTPNSRETRILTKIVEVTQDDLDSNHGQYVVTLGDVVQEGNFEVVNPDLPLFTVTKPMRRQIDLRIAFGRGYVPSERHVVRDKTSDEILIDSAFSPVRLVNYFVENTRVGQDTDFDRLIMDVTTDGRITPAEALSFAVQIGLKHFEVFNQFNNYALSFDEKGGDRDGDQDELMDKLSLGIDEIELSVRSANCLTGANIETLAELVCIPERRMLEFRNFGKKSLNEIKAKLNEMGLHLGMDLSRFGITPDNVKEKIKQYREEKKKKKELVKHEEMPNR; from the coding sequence ATGTCAGTTAAATACGGCAAATTTGAAATGCCTCAAAGGATTTCAGTCGATCAAGAATCGCCTGAGTCTAACTTTGCCCGTTATATTGCTGAGCCTTTTGAAAGAGGATTTGGACATACGATTGGAAATGCACTGCGACGTATGATGTTGTCGTCTTTAGAAGCACCAGCTATTATTTCCGTTCGTATCGAAGGAATTCCTCACGAGTATATGTCCATTGAGGGAATTGTTGAAGATATGACCAATATTATCCTCAATTTCAAAGGGGCATTATTGCGTAAACTTCCTATGGACGATACTCCTAATTCAAGGGAAACTCGCATTCTGACGAAGATTGTCGAAGTTACGCAAGATGACCTAGATAGCAACCATGGTCAATATGTGGTTACACTGGGTGATGTTGTACAGGAAGGCAACTTTGAAGTTGTCAATCCAGATCTTCCTTTGTTTACGGTTACAAAGCCAATGCGTCGTCAAATCGACCTGCGCATTGCTTTTGGTCGCGGCTATGTTCCTTCCGAGCGCCACGTCGTTCGCGATAAAACCTCGGATGAGATCTTAATCGATTCAGCTTTTTCTCCTGTTCGATTGGTCAATTATTTTGTCGAGAATACACGGGTTGGTCAAGATACCGATTTTGATCGCTTGATTATGGACGTCACGACAGATGGCCGTATTACTCCCGCCGAAGCCTTAAGTTTTGCTGTTCAAATTGGCCTCAAGCATTTTGAGGTATTTAACCAATTTAACAATTACGCCCTTTCTTTTGACGAAAAAGGTGGGGATCGCGATGGAGATCAAGATGAATTAATGGACAAGCTTTCGTTGGGTATTGACGAAATCGAATTGTCCGTGCGTTCAGCTAACTGCCTCACAGGTGCAAATATTGAAACACTGGCAGAATTGGTTTGCATTCCAGAACGTAGAATGTTAGAATTTAGGAACTTTGGTAAAAAATCCCTTAATGAAATTAAGGCAAAATTAAACGAAATGGGATTGCATCTTGGCATGGACTTAAGCCGGTTTGGCATTACACCTGACAATGTCAAGGAAAAGATCAAGCAATACCGTGAAGAGAAAAAGAAAAAGAAAGAATTAGTAAAACACGAAGAGATGCCAAATAGGTAG
- the rpsK gene encoding 30S ribosomal protein S11: MQNVPSGIAHVKATFNNTIIAITDPSGRVISWASAGKVNFSGSRKSSAFAATVAAQDAAKTAMSLGMKEVEVNLKGPGAGRESAVRGLQSAGLMITAIKDTTPVPHNGCRPRKRRRV; encoded by the coding sequence ATTCAAAATGTTCCATCGGGAATTGCACACGTTAAAGCAACCTTTAACAACACGATAATTGCTATCACAGATCCATCAGGAAGAGTTATTTCTTGGGCGTCTGCAGGGAAAGTCAATTTTTCGGGGTCTAGAAAATCATCTGCTTTTGCTGCTACTGTTGCAGCCCAAGATGCTGCTAAGACTGCTATGTCTTTAGGCATGAAAGAAGTAGAAGTGAACTTAAAAGGTCCTGGAGCTGGCCGTGAGTCGGCTGTGCGTGGATTACAAAGTGCAGGCTTAATGATTACAGCCATTAAAGATACAACGCCTGTTCCGCACAACGGATGCCGCCCGCGCAAGCGTCGTCGAGTATAA
- the rpsM gene encoding 30S ribosomal protein S13, translating to MPRVIGIDIPDNKRLEISLTYLFGIGRHLSNEIIAKLGLDPNMRANKLTQDDIARLNGLLQSEYVVEGDLRRQVQNNIKRLISIHSYRGMRHRLGLPVRGQRTKTNSRTRKGRRKTVANKKK from the coding sequence ATGCCTAGGGTAATAGGTATCGATATACCAGATAACAAAAGATTAGAAATTAGCTTGACATATCTCTTTGGAATAGGTCGTCACTTGTCTAATGAAATTATTGCTAAGTTGGGTTTAGACCCCAATATGCGTGCGAATAAGCTTACACAAGATGACATTGCACGTTTGAACGGCCTGCTTCAATCTGAATATGTTGTAGAAGGAGATTTACGACGCCAAGTTCAAAACAACATTAAGCGTCTGATTAGTATTCACTCTTATCGCGGTATGCGCCACCGCCTTGGTTTGCCTGTTCGCGGTCAACGCACAAAGACAAATTCAAGAACACGTAAAGGTCGACGCAAAACTGTCGCTAATAAGAAAAAATAA